In a single window of the Elaeis guineensis isolate ETL-2024a chromosome 4, EG11, whole genome shotgun sequence genome:
- the LOC140857126 gene encoding uncharacterized protein, whose product MVLWEITLGTAYFLGLRRTYKLALRIQRRIVGPNHPEIRQFLHRRTRSVFDVAVRVHESIQQRDIEVGRNFGNWILRWLDHVKPSALIRSQPASLPTCSNHIPKHGASSGQTFRYQRPIFQTKYQEGKVRSFFAPWNIHLRSFPTIAMMMQPLRPAGMNGQYRYASHYMPSLSALDYRIDRVQSIFRKDIALWMLRN is encoded by the exons ATGGTTTTGTGGGAGATAACGCTGGGAACCGCCTATTTCTTAGGGCTGAGGCGAACCTACAAGCTTGCCCTTAGGATTCAGCGGCGCATCGTCGGCCCCAATCACCCCGAGATCCGCCAATTCCTTCACAG GCGCACACGCAGTGTTTTCGATGTGGCTGTCAGAGTTCACGAAAGCATACAACAGAGAGACATAGAAGTTGGAAGGAATTTTGGGAACTGGATTCTACGGTGGCTGGACCATGTGAAACCATCAGCGCTGATCCGTTCCCAACCAGCAAGTCTACCAACCTGTAGTAACCACATCCCCAAGCATGGAGCAAGCTCTGGCCAGACTTTTAGATACCAGAGGCCCATATTTCAAACTAAATATCAGGAGGGGAAAGTCCGTTCTTTTTTTGCCCCTTGGAACATTCACCTGAGATCCTTCCCAACTATAGCCATGATGATGCAGCCTCTGAGACCTGCTGGCATGAATGGCCAGTATAGATATGCATCTCATTATATGCCTAGCTTATCAGCATTGGACTACAGAATAGATCGAGTTCAAAGCATTTTCCGCAAGGATATTGCACTGTGGATGCTGCGTAACTAA